Proteins found in one Candidatus Anaeroferrophillus wilburensis genomic segment:
- a CDS encoding MoaD/ThiS family protein, protein MQVVVKLFASFREGRFKVEARQVFPGSTVAMVLADLGLPEEEIGVLLVNGRHAEPDQQLNDGDTCAVFPQIGGG, encoded by the coding sequence ATGCAGGTTGTTGTTAAACTGTTTGCCTCTTTTCGGGAAGGCCGTTTCAAGGTGGAGGCCAGGCAGGTCTTTCCTGGTTCCACTGTGGCCATGGTGCTTGCTGATCTTGGCCTGCCGGAAGAAGAGATCGGGGTGCTGTTGGTCAATGGTCGGCATGCGGAACCTGATCAACAGCTGAATGATGGTGATACCTGCGCTGTTTTTCCGCAGATTGGCGGAGGATGA